A part of Homoserinibacter sp. YIM 151385 genomic DNA contains:
- a CDS encoding catalase, giving the protein MTNPTPTTTTNSGAPVASDQHSQSVGADGAIALVDHYLVEKLAQFNRERVPERVVHAKGGGAFGRLVVKEDVSAYTRAALFQPGTETELLIRFSSVAGEQGSPDTWRDPRGFAVKFYTSEGNYDLVGNNTPVFFIKDGIKFPDFIRSQKRLPGSALRNHDMQWDFWTLQPESAHQVTWLMGDRGLPASWRKMDGFGSHTYQWTNAAGERFWVKYHFETNQGNHILTQEQADTIAGEDADFHRRDLFDAIEAGDFPSWELHVQVMPYEDAKTYRFNPFDLTKVWPKGDYPLIHVGTVTLDRNPENFFSQIEQATFAPSNFVPGIGPSPDKMLQARIFSYADAHRYRVGTNHADLPVNAPKSERSTYSKEGAMRTSFSSPDTPVYAPNSFGGPAASPEQAGDAGNWAQDGELVRAAATLHPEDDDFGQAGTLVREVLDDAARDRLVANIVGHVSGVTIPELRERVLAYWRSVDPQLGDRVAAGLPEIASPRSTLRR; this is encoded by the coding sequence GTGACGAACCCCACCCCGACGACCACCACGAACAGCGGCGCGCCCGTCGCGAGCGACCAGCACTCGCAGAGCGTCGGCGCCGACGGCGCGATCGCGCTCGTCGACCACTACCTCGTCGAGAAGCTCGCCCAGTTCAACCGCGAGCGCGTGCCGGAGCGCGTCGTGCACGCGAAGGGCGGCGGCGCCTTCGGCCGGCTCGTCGTCAAGGAGGACGTGAGCGCCTACACCCGCGCCGCGCTCTTCCAGCCCGGCACCGAGACCGAGCTCCTCATCCGCTTCTCCTCCGTCGCGGGCGAGCAGGGCAGCCCCGACACCTGGCGCGACCCGCGCGGCTTCGCCGTGAAGTTCTACACGAGCGAGGGCAACTACGACCTCGTCGGCAACAACACCCCCGTCTTCTTCATCAAGGACGGCATCAAGTTCCCCGACTTCATCCGCTCGCAGAAGCGCCTCCCCGGCTCCGCGCTGCGCAACCACGACATGCAGTGGGACTTCTGGACCCTCCAGCCCGAGTCCGCGCACCAGGTGACCTGGCTCATGGGCGATCGCGGCCTCCCCGCCTCCTGGCGGAAGATGGACGGCTTCGGCTCGCACACCTACCAGTGGACCAACGCGGCCGGCGAGCGCTTCTGGGTGAAATACCACTTCGAGACGAACCAGGGGAACCACATCCTCACGCAGGAGCAGGCCGACACGATCGCGGGCGAGGACGCCGACTTCCACCGCCGCGACCTCTTCGACGCGATCGAGGCGGGCGACTTCCCGAGCTGGGAGCTGCACGTGCAGGTCATGCCCTACGAGGACGCCAAGACCTACCGCTTCAACCCCTTCGACCTCACGAAGGTGTGGCCGAAGGGCGACTACCCGCTCATCCACGTCGGCACGGTGACGCTCGACCGCAACCCGGAGAACTTCTTCTCGCAGATCGAGCAGGCCACCTTCGCGCCGTCGAACTTCGTGCCCGGCATCGGCCCGAGCCCCGACAAGATGCTGCAGGCCCGCATCTTCAGCTACGCCGACGCGCACCGCTACCGGGTCGGCACGAACCACGCCGACCTCCCCGTCAACGCGCCGAAGTCGGAGCGGAGCACCTACTCGAAGGAGGGCGCCATGCGCACCTCCTTCAGCTCGCCCGACACCCCGGTCTACGCGCCGAACTCCTTCGGCGGCCCGGCGGCCTCGCCCGAGCAGGCGGGGGATGCGGGCAACTGGGCGCAGGACGGCGAGCTCGTGCGCGCCGCGGCGACCCTCCACCCCGAGGACGACGACTTCGGCCAGGCGGGCACCCTCGTGCGCGAGGTGCTCGACGACGCGGCGCGCGACCGCCTCGTGGCGAACATCGTCGGCCACGTCTCGGGCGTGACGATCCCGGAGCTGCGCGAGCGGGTGCTCGCCTACTGGCGCAGCGTCGACCCGCAGCTCGGCGATCGCGTCGCGGCGGGCCTCCCCGAGATCGCGTCGCCGCGGAGCACGCTCCGCCGCTGA
- a CDS encoding Fur family transcriptional regulator, whose translation MTSSTNESRIRGAGLRVTAPRLAVLDAVMQAPHRDAEAIRRSLGDAHPALSVQSVHNVLHDLSEAGILRRIEPERSAALYEARVDDNHHHVVCRSCGAVADVDCVEGEAPCLHPADAAGFVIEQADVVFWGRCPACARQS comes from the coding sequence GTGACGAGCAGCACGAACGAGTCCCGCATCCGCGGGGCCGGTCTGCGGGTCACGGCACCGCGCCTCGCGGTGCTCGACGCCGTGATGCAGGCGCCCCACCGCGACGCGGAGGCCATCCGCCGCTCGCTCGGGGACGCGCATCCCGCCCTCTCGGTCCAGTCGGTGCACAACGTGCTCCACGACCTGAGCGAGGCCGGGATCCTGCGGCGGATCGAGCCGGAGCGCTCCGCGGCGCTCTACGAGGCGCGCGTCGACGACAACCACCACCACGTGGTGTGCCGCTCCTGCGGCGCCGTCGCCGACGTCGACTGCGTCGAGGGGGAGGCCCCGTGCCTCCATCCCGCGGATGCGGCGGGGTTCGTGATCGAGCAGGCCGACGTCGTGTTCTGGGGCCGCTGCCCCGCGTGCGCCCGGCAGAGCTGA
- the ptsP gene encoding phosphoenolpyruvate--protein phosphotransferase — protein MPEPLPDPADERHGGDAAAEQAKVDAAVETVAADLTARAQKAGGEGQQVLEAAVLMAQDPMLADDVKARIEAGSTGERAVFDAFGSFQEQLVAMGGYMAERATDLADVAQRIIAALRGVPAPGVPESDEPFILAARDLAPADTALLDLTKVRGLITRDGGPTSHTAILARAKSIPAIVGVTGILDVEEDTVLALDAAAGTVTTEPDAALVADIEARIAERAAQADAPITDGALADGTKVPLLANLGSPKDAAAAVELGAEGVGLFRTEFLFLDAKEAPSVEGQQAQYTELLEHFPGRKVVVRALDAGADKPLAFLNDAHEENPALGLRGLRALRASEQILKDQLTALKGAQDATEADLWVMAPMVADAEETEFFVEYGKGLGLNTVGVMAEVPSLAVVADQVTAIADFVSIGTNDLTQYTLAADRMLGSVASYQDPWHPAVLRLVKQLGDAGAEAGKPVGICGEAAADPQLAVVLVGLGATTLSMTPAALADVRAALGEVTLDEARAKAAAALRATTAQGARDAARDA, from the coding sequence ATGCCGGAGCCGCTGCCGGATCCGGCCGACGAGCGTCACGGGGGCGACGCGGCGGCCGAGCAGGCGAAGGTGGATGCGGCGGTCGAGACCGTCGCGGCCGACCTCACCGCCCGCGCGCAGAAGGCCGGGGGCGAGGGTCAGCAGGTGCTCGAGGCGGCCGTGCTCATGGCGCAGGACCCGATGCTCGCCGACGACGTCAAGGCCCGCATCGAGGCGGGGTCGACGGGGGAGCGCGCCGTCTTCGACGCGTTCGGGTCCTTCCAGGAGCAGCTCGTCGCGATGGGCGGCTACATGGCCGAGCGCGCGACCGACCTGGCGGACGTCGCCCAGCGCATCATCGCCGCCCTCCGCGGCGTGCCGGCGCCGGGCGTCCCCGAGTCGGACGAGCCCTTCATCCTCGCGGCCCGCGACCTCGCGCCCGCCGACACCGCCCTCCTCGACCTGACGAAGGTGCGCGGCCTCATCACGCGCGACGGCGGCCCGACGAGCCACACCGCGATCCTCGCCCGCGCGAAGTCGATCCCCGCCATCGTCGGCGTCACCGGCATCCTCGACGTCGAGGAAGACACCGTGCTCGCCCTGGATGCGGCGGCCGGCACCGTGACGACCGAGCCGGATGCGGCGCTCGTCGCCGACATCGAGGCCCGGATCGCCGAGCGCGCGGCGCAGGCCGACGCGCCCATCACGGACGGGGCGCTCGCCGACGGCACGAAGGTGCCGCTGCTCGCGAACCTCGGCTCGCCGAAGGACGCCGCGGCCGCGGTCGAGCTCGGCGCCGAGGGCGTCGGCCTCTTCCGCACCGAGTTCCTCTTCCTCGACGCGAAGGAGGCCCCGAGCGTCGAGGGCCAGCAGGCCCAGTACACGGAGCTGCTCGAGCACTTCCCCGGCAGGAAGGTGGTCGTGCGCGCGCTCGACGCCGGCGCCGACAAGCCGCTCGCCTTCCTCAACGACGCCCACGAGGAGAACCCGGCGCTCGGGCTCCGCGGGCTCCGCGCCCTCCGCGCCAGCGAGCAGATCCTGAAGGACCAGCTCACGGCGCTCAAGGGCGCGCAGGATGCGACCGAGGCCGACCTCTGGGTCATGGCCCCGATGGTCGCGGACGCGGAGGAGACCGAGTTCTTCGTCGAGTACGGCAAGGGGCTCGGGCTGAACACGGTCGGCGTCATGGCGGAGGTGCCCTCGCTCGCGGTCGTCGCCGACCAGGTGACGGCGATCGCCGATTTCGTCTCGATCGGCACGAACGACCTCACGCAGTACACGCTCGCGGCGGACCGCATGCTCGGCTCGGTCGCCTCCTATCAGGACCCGTGGCACCCGGCCGTGCTCCGCCTCGTGAAGCAGCTCGGGGATGCGGGGGCCGAGGCCGGCAAGCCGGTCGGCATCTGCGGCGAGGCGGCGGCGGACCCGCAGCTCGCGGTCGTGCTCGTGGGCCTCGGCGCGACGACGCTCTCGATGACGCCGGCGGCGCTCGCCGATGTCCGCGCCGCGCTCGGCGAGGTCACGCTCGACGAGGCCCGCGCGAAGGCGGCCGCCGCGCTCCGGGCGACGACCGCGCAGGGCGCGCGCGACGCGGCCCGCGACGCCTAG
- a CDS encoding YihY/virulence factor BrkB family protein produces MAGTRDEQVIGRHTRAVAEEPEGIVAKAMGLVQKIMATRPVRVFQHYAQARGPLLASGLAYQALFAVFAALLAGFSILGLVLRGDIGLRDSVIRTLSESVPGLIDGGDGNGAIKPEQLLDASIVSWAGVIAIVGLLVTTLGWLASARDAVRVMFDLPQPSGNPVLLKLKDLGMALVFGVALIVSSVLSVVGSSATGWLLGLVGVESESPLAYVVGRVVTLVVMFALDAAVLAGLFRFLAGVDIPWARLRGGALLGAAGLGVLKVLGSALLGGASSNPLLASFAVILGLLIFFNFVCQVILIAGSWIAVGLADREIVVNEAEQQDQVARAAEVLGRLGYAVGRPVGRRRGRTRIRPIE; encoded by the coding sequence ATGGCAGGGACGCGGGACGAGCAGGTCATCGGGCGGCATACGCGCGCCGTCGCCGAGGAGCCGGAGGGGATCGTCGCGAAGGCCATGGGCCTCGTTCAGAAGATCATGGCGACGCGTCCCGTGCGCGTCTTCCAGCACTACGCGCAGGCGCGCGGCCCGCTCCTCGCCTCCGGCCTCGCCTACCAGGCGCTGTTCGCGGTGTTCGCCGCGCTGCTCGCCGGCTTCTCCATCCTCGGGCTCGTCCTGCGCGGCGACATCGGTCTCCGCGACTCCGTCATCCGCACGCTGTCCGAGTCGGTGCCGGGCCTCATCGACGGCGGCGACGGGAACGGCGCGATCAAGCCGGAGCAGCTGCTGGATGCGAGCATCGTCAGCTGGGCGGGCGTCATCGCGATCGTCGGCCTCCTCGTCACCACGCTCGGCTGGCTGGCCTCCGCGCGCGACGCGGTGCGGGTGATGTTCGACCTGCCGCAGCCCTCCGGCAACCCGGTGCTGCTCAAGCTCAAGGACCTCGGGATGGCGCTCGTCTTCGGCGTCGCGCTCATCGTCTCCTCCGTGCTGTCGGTCGTCGGCTCCTCGGCGACGGGCTGGCTGCTCGGGCTCGTCGGCGTCGAATCGGAGTCGCCGCTCGCGTACGTCGTCGGGCGGGTCGTCACGCTCGTCGTCATGTTCGCGCTCGACGCCGCGGTGCTGGCGGGGCTCTTCCGCTTCCTCGCCGGGGTCGACATCCCCTGGGCTCGGCTGCGCGGCGGCGCGCTGCTCGGCGCCGCCGGCCTCGGCGTGCTCAAGGTGCTCGGCTCCGCGCTGCTCGGCGGCGCCTCGAGCAACCCGCTCCTCGCCTCCTTCGCGGTGATCCTCGGTCTGCTGATCTTCTTCAACTTCGTGTGCCAGGTGATCCTCATCGCCGGGTCGTGGATCGCCGTCGGGCTCGCCGACCGCGAGATCGTCGTGAACGAGGCCGAGCAGCAGGATCAGGTGGCGCGCGCCGCCGAGGTGCTCGGCCGGCTCGGCTACGCGGTCGGCCGACCGGTCGGCCGCCGCCGGGGACGCACCCGCATCCGCCCGATCGAGTAG
- a CDS encoding exodeoxyribonuclease III has product MASPTRIASVNVNGIRAAYRKGMGDWVAARGVDILALQEVRAETEHVEELLGPEWDILHDAATAKGRAGVAIASRRKASIHRVTFGPDDFDSAGRWLEADYEVDGTIVTVVSAYVHSGAVGTPKQVEKFRFLDAFAERLPELAAHNPLAVVMGDFNVGHRTLDIKNWKGNVKNAGFLPEERAYLDRMIGAEDAEGYNDGAGMGWVDVGRKHAGEVDGPYTWWSNRGQAFPNDVGWRIDYQLATKALADRSTSYAVDRYESYDARWSDHAPVVVDYEL; this is encoded by the coding sequence ATGGCCTCCCCCACCCGCATCGCCTCCGTCAACGTCAACGGCATCCGCGCCGCCTACCGCAAGGGGATGGGCGACTGGGTCGCCGCGCGCGGGGTCGACATCCTCGCACTGCAGGAGGTCCGGGCCGAGACCGAGCACGTGGAGGAGCTCCTCGGGCCGGAGTGGGACATCCTCCACGACGCCGCGACCGCGAAGGGCCGCGCGGGCGTCGCGATCGCGAGCCGCCGGAAGGCCTCCATCCACCGTGTGACCTTCGGCCCCGACGACTTCGACAGCGCGGGCCGCTGGCTCGAGGCCGACTACGAGGTCGACGGCACGATCGTCACGGTCGTCTCCGCCTACGTCCACTCGGGCGCCGTCGGCACGCCCAAGCAGGTCGAGAAGTTCCGGTTCCTCGACGCCTTCGCCGAGCGGCTGCCCGAGCTCGCGGCGCACAACCCGCTCGCGGTCGTCATGGGCGACTTCAACGTCGGCCACCGCACGCTCGACATCAAGAACTGGAAGGGCAACGTCAAGAACGCGGGCTTCCTCCCGGAGGAGCGCGCCTACCTCGACCGCATGATCGGCGCCGAGGACGCGGAGGGCTACAACGACGGCGCCGGGATGGGCTGGGTGGATGTCGGGCGCAAGCACGCGGGCGAGGTCGACGGCCCCTACACCTGGTGGTCGAACCGCGGCCAGGCGTTCCCGAACGACGTCGGCTGGCGCATCGACTACCAGCTCGCGACGAAGGCGCTCGCCGACCGCTCGACCTCGTACGCCGTCGACCGCTACGAGTCGTACGACGCCCGCTGGTCGGATCACGCGCCCGTCGTCGTCGACTACGAGCTGTAG
- the trpS gene encoding tryptophan--tRNA ligase: MPKPRLFSGMQPSADSLQIGNYIGALLQWRAMQEEFDAFFCVVDLHAITVAQDPAQLREATRRTAAQYIAAGIDPARSTLFIQSHVAAHPQLAWVLDTITGFGEASRMTQFKDKAARQGADAASLGLFAYPVLMAADILLYGTEVVPVGDDQRQHVELTRDLAERFNARFGETFTVPTARIQSSTARIYDLQEPTAKMSKSASSEKGVIWLLDDPAKTAKKIKSATTDSEGSVRYDPGAKPGVSNLLAIYSALSERGIPELEAEYAGRGYGDFKKDLAELVADTFAPIRARALELLDDPAELDRILAASADRAAGVADATLARVYDRVGFLRRA, from the coding sequence ATGCCCAAGCCCCGCCTCTTCTCCGGCATGCAGCCGTCCGCCGACTCCCTCCAGATCGGCAACTACATCGGCGCGCTCCTCCAGTGGCGGGCCATGCAGGAGGAGTTCGACGCCTTCTTCTGCGTCGTCGACCTCCACGCGATCACGGTCGCGCAGGATCCCGCGCAGCTCCGCGAGGCGACCCGGCGCACCGCCGCGCAGTACATCGCCGCGGGCATCGACCCGGCGCGCTCGACCCTCTTCATCCAGTCGCACGTCGCCGCGCACCCCCAGCTCGCCTGGGTGCTCGACACGATCACGGGCTTCGGCGAGGCGAGCCGGATGACCCAGTTCAAGGACAAGGCGGCGCGCCAGGGCGCGGATGCCGCCTCCCTCGGGCTCTTCGCCTACCCCGTGCTCATGGCGGCCGACATCCTGCTCTACGGCACCGAGGTGGTGCCCGTCGGCGACGACCAGCGCCAGCACGTCGAGCTGACCCGCGACCTCGCGGAGCGCTTCAACGCGCGCTTCGGCGAGACCTTCACGGTGCCGACCGCCCGCATCCAGTCGTCGACCGCGCGCATCTACGACCTCCAGGAGCCGACCGCGAAGATGTCGAAGTCGGCCTCGAGCGAGAAGGGCGTCATCTGGCTGCTCGACGACCCGGCGAAGACGGCGAAGAAGATCAAGTCGGCGACGACCGACTCCGAGGGCAGCGTCCGCTACGACCCGGGCGCGAAGCCGGGCGTCTCGAACCTGCTCGCCATCTACTCGGCGCTGTCGGAGCGCGGCATCCCCGAGCTCGAGGCGGAGTACGCGGGGCGCGGCTACGGCGACTTCAAGAAGGATCTCGCGGAGCTCGTCGCCGACACCTTCGCCCCGATCCGCGCACGGGCGCTCGAGCTCCTCGACGACCCGGCCGAGCTCGACCGCATCCTCGCCGCGAGCGCCGACCGCGCGGCCGGGGTCGCCGACGCGACGCTCGCCCGGGTCTACGACCGCGTCGGGTTCCTCCGCCGCGCCTGA
- a CDS encoding GNAT family N-acetyltransferase, producing MEPVALRTPRLVLDQPQARDVELIAEYCADPLFERVMTTPWPYTRAHAETFVREYVVSGWAWDREATWAIRAEPEGELLGLVGLRVEDGDRANLGFWLGGPHRGRGIMPEAAGAVLDWALGDGAPAPAPAPAPAPFAVATVRWEAVVGNAASRSVAERLGFRFTGIRPAPLGDRGMHDMWHAELGRGEPRERKPGWPA from the coding sequence ATGGAGCCCGTCGCCCTGCGCACCCCGCGGCTCGTCCTCGACCAGCCGCAGGCGCGCGACGTCGAGCTCATCGCCGAGTACTGCGCCGATCCGCTCTTCGAGCGCGTCATGACGACGCCCTGGCCGTACACGCGGGCGCACGCCGAGACCTTCGTGCGCGAGTACGTCGTGAGCGGCTGGGCCTGGGATCGCGAGGCGACCTGGGCGATCCGCGCCGAGCCGGAGGGCGAGCTCCTCGGCCTCGTCGGGCTGCGCGTCGAGGACGGCGACCGCGCGAATCTCGGCTTCTGGCTGGGCGGCCCGCACCGGGGTCGGGGGATCATGCCGGAGGCGGCGGGCGCCGTGCTCGACTGGGCGCTCGGCGACGGTGCGCCGGCGCCCGCCCCGGCGCCCGCCCCGGCGCCCTTCGCGGTCGCGACGGTGCGCTGGGAGGCGGTCGTCGGCAACGCCGCATCCCGCTCGGTCGCGGAGCGCCTCGGGTTCCGCTTCACCGGCATCCGGCCCGCGCCGCTCGGCGACCGGGGCATGCACGACATGTGGCACGCGGAGCTCGGTCGGGGCGAACCGCGCGAGCGCAAGCCCGGGTGGCCGGCGTGA
- a CDS encoding HAD family hydrolase: MTGVTGIRVVMLDLDDTLFDHRGSVREGIAAHRLTLGDAALQADGAADFARWNALEEEHYHRYLAGELDFLGQRRERARGFVAPYGLDLSRDEDADAWFDGYLVEYERTWALHGDALRCLGALREAGMRIGLITNGELTFQMAKVRAIELEAHLEHVVASGEVGVAKPDPRIFHLACAVFGVEPHEACYVGDRLRTDAIGAADAGLTGVWIDRPGVAAPEDLAAAAEAGAHVIRTLDELPPLLGAAFSG, from the coding sequence GTGACCGGCGTGACCGGCATCCGCGTCGTCATGCTCGACCTCGACGACACCCTCTTCGACCACCGCGGAAGCGTCCGCGAGGGGATCGCGGCGCACCGGCTCACCCTCGGCGACGCCGCGCTCCAGGCGGACGGCGCCGCCGACTTCGCCCGCTGGAACGCGCTCGAGGAGGAGCACTACCATCGCTACCTCGCGGGCGAGCTCGACTTCCTCGGGCAGCGCCGCGAGCGCGCCCGCGGCTTCGTCGCGCCCTACGGCCTCGATCTCTCGCGCGACGAGGACGCCGACGCCTGGTTCGACGGCTATCTCGTCGAGTACGAGCGCACCTGGGCACTCCACGGGGATGCGCTGCGCTGTCTCGGCGCGCTCCGCGAGGCGGGGATGCGCATCGGCCTCATCACGAACGGCGAGCTGACCTTCCAGATGGCGAAGGTCAGGGCGATCGAGCTCGAGGCGCACCTCGAGCACGTGGTGGCGAGCGGCGAGGTCGGCGTCGCGAAGCCGGATCCGCGCATCTTCCATCTCGCCTGCGCGGTCTTCGGCGTCGAGCCGCACGAGGCCTGCTATGTCGGCGACCGCCTCCGCACGGACGCGATCGGCGCGGCGGATGCGGGCCTCACCGGCGTCTGGATCGACCGGCCCGGCGTCGCGGCGCCCGAGGACCTCGCGGCGGCGGCCGAGGCGGGCGCGCACGTCATCCGCACCCTCGACGAGCTGCCGCCGCTCCTCGGCGCGGCGTTCTCGGGCTGA
- a CDS encoding type IV toxin-antitoxin system AbiEi family antitoxin domain-containing protein, whose translation MDARIWTTAELRARGIRRRGLERQLDDGVLQRLRRGWYATAGVDPAVAAAVRAGGRLACCSALAAMGVWTLLPDDRTHVQLDAHETTVRRSADVRLHWAPLSDPGDASRGAVGIVDALLQASGCLDRLPFVAAVDSAMHLGLLREWQLDELRAALPAERRSLLDHVESTAESGLESIMRVALRDLGLAVTAQSWIGGVGPTDLDVEAAVAVETDGDRWHDATVSTRDRERDAGFILEGRTVLHFRYAQVVYSLDWCVGVVIAALEVHRGVPDGRRKAARARRRLARAVPRLGDSSRERA comes from the coding sequence ATGGACGCTCGGATCTGGACGACGGCCGAGCTGCGAGCGCGCGGGATCCGCCGACGAGGGCTCGAGCGGCAGCTCGACGACGGGGTGCTCCAGCGCCTCCGGCGCGGCTGGTACGCGACCGCGGGCGTCGACCCCGCGGTCGCGGCGGCGGTGCGGGCCGGGGGCAGGCTGGCCTGCTGCTCCGCCCTCGCGGCGATGGGCGTCTGGACGCTGCTCCCGGACGATCGCACGCACGTGCAGCTGGATGCGCACGAGACGACGGTGCGCCGCTCGGCGGATGTGCGGCTCCACTGGGCGCCGCTGTCCGACCCCGGCGACGCGAGCCGAGGGGCGGTGGGCATCGTCGACGCGCTGCTGCAGGCGTCCGGATGCCTCGACCGGCTGCCGTTCGTCGCCGCGGTCGACAGCGCCATGCATCTCGGCCTCCTCCGCGAGTGGCAGCTCGACGAGCTCAGGGCGGCGCTCCCCGCCGAGCGGCGGTCGCTCCTCGATCACGTCGAGTCCACCGCCGAGTCCGGATTGGAGTCGATCATGCGGGTCGCGCTCCGCGACCTCGGGCTCGCGGTCACGGCGCAGAGCTGGATCGGCGGGGTCGGGCCGACGGATCTCGACGTGGAGGCCGCGGTCGCCGTCGAGACGGACGGCGACCGCTGGCACGACGCGACCGTGTCGACGCGCGACCGGGAGCGCGATGCCGGATTCATCCTGGAGGGCCGGACCGTCCTGCACTTCAGGTACGCGCAGGTCGTGTACTCGCTCGACTGGTGCGTCGGCGTCGTCATCGCCGCGCTCGAGGTCCACCGCGGGGTGCCGGACGGGCGGCGGAAAGCTGCGCGCGCTCGCCGCCGGCTCGCTCGGGCGGTACCGCGTCTCGGAGACTCGAGCCGGGAAAGGGCCTGA
- the ribD gene encoding bifunctional diaminohydroxyphosphoribosylaminopyrimidine deaminase/5-amino-6-(5-phosphoribosylamino)uracil reductase RibD, with protein sequence MTETPAASDAATDAERAAMRHGLDLAARGPLTGGNPQVGCVLLDAGGRTVAEGWHRGAGTPHAEIDALAKLPRPSDARGLTAVVTLEPCNHTGRTGPCSEALLAAGISRVVYAVSDPGEVSRGGGERLREAGVEVVGGVLAEEAEQRLEGWLTAVRRGRPWVTVKWASSLDGRAAAADGTSRWITGAAARQRVHEQRAEHDAILVGTETALADDPSLTARGDAGELLAHQPVPVVLGERRIPADARLHAHPAGVIETGSRDLRAALEALHARGIRRVYVEGGPTVASAFLAAGLADELVVYLAPVLLGGGRLALGELGIPTISDALHLEVRAIEHLGEDLMLLARPRKKA encoded by the coding sequence ATGACCGAGACGCCCGCCGCGAGCGACGCGGCGACCGACGCCGAGCGCGCCGCGATGCGCCACGGCCTCGACCTCGCCGCCCGCGGTCCCCTCACCGGCGGCAACCCACAGGTCGGCTGTGTGCTCCTGGATGCGGGAGGCCGCACCGTCGCCGAGGGCTGGCACCGCGGTGCGGGCACGCCGCACGCCGAGATCGACGCGCTCGCGAAGCTGCCGCGGCCGTCCGACGCGCGCGGCCTGACCGCCGTCGTCACCCTCGAGCCCTGCAACCACACGGGCCGCACCGGCCCCTGCAGCGAGGCGCTCCTCGCGGCCGGCATCTCGCGCGTCGTCTACGCCGTGAGCGACCCCGGCGAGGTGTCGCGCGGCGGCGGCGAGCGGCTCCGCGAGGCGGGGGTGGAGGTCGTGGGCGGCGTGCTCGCCGAGGAGGCCGAGCAGCGTCTCGAGGGCTGGCTCACGGCGGTGCGCCGCGGCCGCCCCTGGGTGACGGTGAAGTGGGCGTCCAGCCTCGACGGCCGTGCCGCCGCCGCCGACGGCACGAGCCGGTGGATCACGGGCGCCGCCGCCCGGCAGCGCGTGCACGAGCAGCGCGCCGAGCACGACGCGATCCTCGTCGGCACCGAGACCGCGCTCGCCGACGACCCGAGCCTCACGGCGCGCGGCGACGCGGGCGAGCTGCTCGCCCACCAGCCGGTGCCGGTCGTCCTCGGCGAGCGACGCATCCCCGCCGACGCGCGCCTCCACGCGCATCCGGCGGGCGTCATCGAGACGGGCTCGCGCGACCTCCGCGCCGCCCTCGAGGCTCTGCACGCGCGCGGCATCCGGCGCGTCTACGTCGAGGGCGGGCCGACGGTCGCGAGCGCGTTCCTCGCGGCCGGTCTCGCCGACGAGCTCGTCGTCTATCTCGCGCCCGTCCTGCTGGGCGGCGGCCGCCTCGCGCTGGGCGAGCTCGGCATCCCCACGATCTCCGACGCGCTGCACCTCGAGGTGCGCGCGATCGAGCACCTCGGCGAGGACCTCATGCTCCTCGCCCGACCCCGGAAGAAGGCCTGA
- a CDS encoding riboflavin synthase: MFTGIIEELGEVLAFERQPEGDAARLTVRAPIAVSDASHGDSISISGVCLTVVAQTADTFTADVMGVSIAMSTLGTLVPGELVNVERAASLGSRLGGHIVQGHVDGTARVLRIEDESNWRIVRFALSPELAPLVTRKGSITLDGTSLTVSAVSDAAEAEQWLEVSLIPETLAATTLGRKAVGDAVNVETDILARHVERLLAFQKEEVSA; the protein is encoded by the coding sequence ATGTTCACCGGCATCATCGAGGAGCTGGGCGAGGTGCTCGCCTTCGAGCGACAGCCCGAGGGCGACGCGGCGCGGCTCACCGTCCGCGCGCCGATCGCGGTGAGCGACGCGAGCCACGGCGACTCGATCTCGATCAGCGGCGTCTGCCTCACGGTCGTCGCGCAGACCGCCGACACCTTCACGGCGGATGTCATGGGCGTCTCGATCGCGATGAGCACGCTGGGCACCCTCGTGCCGGGCGAGCTCGTGAACGTCGAGCGCGCCGCATCCCTCGGCTCCCGGCTCGGCGGGCACATCGTGCAGGGGCACGTCGACGGCACCGCCCGCGTCCTCCGCATCGAGGACGAGTCGAACTGGCGCATCGTGCGCTTCGCGCTGAGCCCCGAGCTCGCGCCGCTCGTCACCCGCAAGGGCTCGATCACGCTCGACGGCACCTCCCTCACGGTGAGCGCCGTGAGCGACGCGGCCGAGGCCGAGCAGTGGCTCGAGGTCTCGCTCATCCCCGAGACGCTCGCCGCGACGACCCTCGGCCGGAAGGCGGTCGGGGATGCCGTGAACGTCGAGACCGACATCCTGGCCCGCCACGTCGAGCGCCTGCTCGCGTTCCAGAAGGAGGAGGTCTCCGCATGA